The following proteins are co-located in the Chthoniobacterales bacterium genome:
- a CDS encoding family 43 glycosylhydrolase, with protein sequence MKFKYPFLSLLAITALPLVADTSAPDAMLGRTPHSANPILPGYYADPSIVQDGGKTYLYATLDPWGGDTLGCWESADFKNWTYRVLNWPTKKACTSPTSKGAKVWAPSVVAGRDGKFYMYVSVGSEVWAGVADHPLGPWHNALGDRPLIPSDAKPGYHMIDAEAFIDDDGQAYLYWGSGWNWVNGRCWAVKLKPDMVTFDGEVHDVTPARYFEGPFMVKRHGRYFLMNSTGKTTETTYAVEYAVGDTPFGPFVDGPNTPVLTSDPANNILSPGHHAIFQREGRDYILYHRHSVPFNRKFVGRQVCVDPITFTPDGRIEKINPTHQGPLLAQGRAESLAKLSSAAKITASSQADAFTAAACVLDDNYGTRWAAASDAKGAWIQLDLGATQSIQRQLIRPEYAWKPYRFTIEASTDGQNWQVVDDFSKQPVSGSPIVSEKPVTARYLRLVFPDDVKGSDISLIEWTVLPK encoded by the coding sequence ATGAAATTCAAATACCCGTTCCTCTCCTTGCTGGCCATCACGGCGCTCCCGCTTGTTGCCGACACGTCTGCGCCCGACGCGATGCTCGGCCGGACACCGCATTCGGCCAACCCCATCCTGCCGGGCTACTACGCCGACCCTTCCATCGTTCAGGACGGCGGCAAGACCTACCTCTACGCCACCCTCGATCCCTGGGGCGGCGACACCCTCGGATGCTGGGAGTCCGCCGACTTCAAAAACTGGACTTACCGTGTCCTGAACTGGCCCACGAAAAAAGCCTGCACCAGCCCGACCTCCAAAGGCGCCAAAGTCTGGGCGCCCTCCGTCGTCGCCGGTCGTGACGGCAAGTTCTACATGTATGTCTCGGTGGGCAGCGAGGTGTGGGCCGGGGTGGCCGACCACCCGCTCGGCCCTTGGCACAACGCCCTCGGAGATCGTCCGCTGATTCCGTCCGACGCAAAGCCCGGCTACCACATGATCGATGCCGAGGCCTTCATCGACGACGACGGCCAGGCCTACCTCTACTGGGGCTCCGGCTGGAACTGGGTTAACGGCCGTTGCTGGGCGGTGAAACTCAAGCCCGACATGGTCACCTTCGACGGCGAAGTTCACGACGTGACCCCCGCCCGTTACTTCGAGGGACCGTTCATGGTGAAGCGCCACGGCCGCTACTTCCTGATGAACTCGACCGGCAAGACCACCGAGACCACCTACGCCGTCGAGTATGCCGTCGGCGACACTCCCTTCGGCCCCTTCGTTGATGGTCCCAACACCCCGGTCCTCACCAGCGACCCGGCGAACAACATCCTCAGCCCCGGCCACCACGCCATCTTCCAGCGCGAGGGTCGCGACTACATCCTCTACCACCGGCACAGCGTCCCGTTTAACCGCAAGTTCGTCGGACGCCAGGTCTGCGTCGATCCGATCACCTTCACGCCCGATGGCCGCATCGAGAAAATCAACCCCACCCACCAAGGGCCGCTGCTCGCGCAAGGCCGGGCCGAATCCCTGGCGAAACTTTCCTCCGCCGCGAAGATCACCGCCTCCAGCCAGGCCGACGCCTTCACCGCGGCGGCCTGCGTGCTCGACGACAACTACGGCACCCGCTGGGCCGCCGCCAGCGACGCGAAGGGCGCATGGATTCAACTGGATCTCGGCGCGACGCAATCGATCCAGCGCCAGCTCATCCGCCCGGAATATGCGTGGAAGCCCTATCGGTTCACCATCGAGGCCTCGACCGACGGCCAGAATTGGCAAGTCGTCGATGACTTTTC